A genomic window from Halanaerobiales bacterium includes:
- the nuoE gene encoding NADH-quinone oxidoreductase subunit NuoE: protein MSCNCNCGDEKKNLEKYLKPLHEIMTDYEKSEKNLIPVLQDAQKEYGYLPEDVLKEIACNLNLSLSQVYGVVTFYGQFHLEPRGKNIIRVCQGTACHVRGAGPVLEKIEDELDISSGETTEDLEFTLETVACIGACGLAPVIMINDDTHGRLTPEKVPEILEQYK, encoded by the coding sequence ATGTCTTGTAACTGTAATTGTGGGGATGAAAAAAAGAATTTAGAAAAGTACCTTAAACCTCTACATGAAATTATGACTGATTATGAAAAAAGCGAAAAGAATCTTATTCCTGTTCTTCAGGATGCTCAAAAAGAATATGGTTATTTACCGGAAGATGTTTTAAAAGAAATTGCCTGTAATTTAAATCTTTCTTTAAGTCAGGTTTATGGAGTAGTTACTTTTTATGGTCAGTTTCATTTGGAACCTAGAGGCAAAAATATTATTAGAGTATGTCAGGGTACAGCCTGTCATGTAAGAGGAGCAGGACCTGTTTTAGAAAAAATTGAAGATGAACTTGATATTTCAAGTGGAGAGACTACAGAAGATCTTGAATTTACTTTAGAAACTGTAGCCTGTATTGGTGCCTGTGGTTTAGCCCCTGTTATTATGATTAATGATGATACTCATGGTCGACTTACTCCTGA
- a CDS encoding PHP domain-containing protein produces MKKYNIDLHIHSVLSPCANLLMTPANILKKAKEKGLDIIAITDHNSAKNVKVAMSLAKKYGINVIPGMEVESSEEIHLLCFFPDIKKLLSFQKIIYKNLPKRENDEEYFGYQLLTDEKDDYRAKEKRMLATAVNLNINQIVNKTRGIGGIVIPSHVDKSYGIIKNLGFIPEDLNFKILEISKNSEMKNLKEKYSYLNNYILIKNSDSHYLDEIKIMSQLKLKNFNFENLFKNLKSGNFNLN; encoded by the coding sequence ATGAAAAAATATAATATAGACCTTCATATACATTCTGTATTATCTCCCTGTGCAAATTTACTTATGACTCCTGCAAATATCTTAAAAAAAGCTAAGGAAAAAGGGCTTGACATCATAGCTATAACTGATCATAATAGTGCTAAAAATGTTAAAGTTGCAATGTCATTAGCTAAAAAATATGGAATTAATGTTATTCCTGGAATGGAAGTGGAAAGTTCAGAAGAAATTCATTTACTTTGTTTTTTTCCAGATATAAAAAAATTATTAAGCTTTCAAAAAATAATTTATAAAAATTTACCTAAAAGAGAAAATGATGAAGAATATTTTGGTTATCAGTTATTAACAGATGAAAAAGATGATTATAGAGCTAAGGAAAAAAGGATGTTGGCTACAGCAGTAAATTTAAATATTAATCAAATAGTAAATAAAACAAGGGGAATAGGAGGGATAGTTATTCCATCGCATGTAGATAAAAGTTATGGAATTATTAAAAATTTAGGTTTTATTCCAGAGGATTTAAATTTTAAAATTCTGGAAATATCAAAAAATTCAGAAATGAAAAATCTTAAAGAAAAATATAGTTATTTAAATAACTATATTTTGATTAAAAATTCTGATAGTCACTATTTAGATGAAATAAAAATAATGAGTCAATTAAAGCTTAAAAACTTTAATTTTGAAAATTTATTTAAAAATTTGAAATCTGGAAATTTTAACTTAAATTAA
- a CDS encoding DRTGG domain-containing protein, whose amino-acid sequence MKLKKIIDKLDLEVIVEFSLEEKVRGGYCGDLLSNVMAKAQKGDLWFTVQSHQNVIAVALLTEVAAVVVAEGFEIEDKAIKRAKEKGVNILRSNLSSYELAGLLYQIENDQAEDENEKI is encoded by the coding sequence ATGAAGTTGAAGAAGATAATTGATAAACTGGATTTAGAAGTTATTGTGGAATTTTCATTAGAAGAAAAGGTAAGAGGAGGATATTGTGGAGATCTTTTGAGTAATGTAATGGCTAAAGCTCAAAAAGGTGATCTCTGGTTTACTGTACAAAGCCACCAAAATGTAATTGCTGTTGCACTTTTGACAGAGGTTGCTGCAGTTGTTGTGGCTGAGGGTTTTGAAATTGAAGATAAGGCAATTAAAAGAGCAAAAGAAAAAGGAGTAAATATTCTTCGTTCTAATCTGAGCAGTTATGAATTGGCAGGTTTATTATATCAGATAGAAAATGATCAGGCAGAAGATGAAAATGAAAAAATATAA
- a CDS encoding [Fe-Fe] hydrogenase large subunit C-terminal domain-containing protein, translating to MKKHSVLLKEDKCEGCTNCVKNCPTKAIRVHQGKAQIKEDLCIDCAECIRTCEYHAKYTETNNLDEINEYKFSCALIPPSFYGQFNEKIDINKIYKGLKLTGFSGVFDVAMAAEAISQKTKKFLTNNKGPYISSSCPVVVRLIKLVFPELLENLVPIKSPVELMAEKVKREISKKENISKDDIGVFFVTPCPAKLTTVENPLGQEKSFLDGAIAVEKIYDRLLDIMEEENFEEKMASDDKDYEEYPYLGISWGQSGGEEDILNDYDENETISVSGIKEVKGILEEISRDNINGIKYFELVSCPQGCVGGVLNVNNSFQAKYNIKKLVEKYKNQSPGKLLVDQDFSAYNYELSQKFKETDVAKLDEDLDKAMEKLTAIEEEIEILPGLDCAACGAPDCETLAEDIVNGQAKRTDCVFMLRKKVGDLADEMSALAHELPPVMSKESEVEEYEVEEDN from the coding sequence ATGAAAAAACATTCTGTTCTTTTAAAAGAAGATAAATGTGAGGGATGCACTAATTGTGTAAAAAATTGTCCAACAAAAGCAATAAGAGTGCATCAAGGGAAAGCACAAATAAAAGAGGATCTTTGTATAGATTGTGCAGAGTGTATTAGAACTTGTGAATATCATGCTAAATATACTGAAACCAATAATTTGGATGAAATAAACGAGTATAAATTCTCCTGTGCTTTAATTCCCCCAAGTTTTTATGGCCAATTTAATGAAAAAATAGATATAAATAAGATTTATAAAGGACTTAAGTTGACAGGTTTTTCCGGTGTTTTTGATGTGGCTATGGCTGCAGAAGCTATATCTCAAAAAACAAAAAAATTTTTAACAAATAATAAAGGGCCATATATTTCTTCATCATGTCCGGTTGTAGTAAGATTAATAAAATTAGTATTTCCGGAATTGTTAGAAAATTTAGTACCTATTAAATCTCCAGTGGAATTAATGGCTGAAAAAGTAAAAAGAGAAATTTCTAAAAAGGAGAATATTTCTAAAGATGATATTGGTGTATTTTTTGTAACTCCCTGTCCTGCAAAATTAACTACAGTTGAAAATCCTTTAGGACAGGAAAAAAGTTTTTTAGATGGAGCAATTGCAGTTGAAAAAATATATGACAGATTGCTAGACATCATGGAAGAAGAAAATTTTGAAGAAAAAATGGCTTCAGATGATAAAGACTATGAAGAATATCCTTATTTAGGAATTAGTTGGGGGCAAAGTGGGGGAGAAGAGGATATTTTAAATGATTATGATGAAAATGAAACTATTTCAGTTTCAGGAATAAAAGAGGTTAAAGGAATTTTAGAAGAAATTTCTAGAGACAATATTAATGGTATAAAATATTTTGAATTAGTATCATGTCCTCAGGGATGTGTTGGAGGAGTTTTAAATGTTAACAATTCCTTTCAGGCAAAATATAATATAAAAAAATTAGTAGAAAAATATAAAAATCAATCTCCAGGGAAATTATTAGTTGATCAGGATTTTTCAGCTTACAATTATGAACTTAGTCAAAAATTCAAGGAAACTGATGTAGCTAAACTGGATGAGGATTTAGATAAAGCTATGGAAAAATTAACAGCTATTGAAGAAGAAATTGAAATTTTACCGGGACTTGATTGTGCAGCCTGCGGAGCTCCAGATTGTGAAACTTTAGCTGAAGATATAGTGAATGGGCAGGCTAAAAGAACAGATTGTGTATTTATGCTCAGAAAGAAAGTTGGAGATTTAGCTGATGAAATGTCAGCATTAGCCCATGAACTTCCTCCGGTTATGAGTAAAGAAAGTGAGGTGGAAGAATATGAAGTTGAAGAAGATAATTGA
- a CDS encoding ATP-binding protein — MSSKKLIEEEIERRNFKKGGEVSSKLKSILRKLGVETQIIRKISIITYELEMNIIIHSEGGKITAIINNQEIKILAEDKGPGIKDIDKALQAGYSTAEDEIRELGFGAGMGLNNVEQYSDKMEIETSEDEGTTIKAFLNV; from the coding sequence TTGAGTAGTAAAAAATTAATAGAAGAAGAAATAGAGAGAAGGAATTTTAAAAAAGGTGGAGAAGTTTCCAGTAAATTAAAATCAATATTAAGAAAATTAGGAGTAGAAACTCAGATTATAAGAAAAATTTCTATTATTACTTATGAATTGGAAATGAATATAATTATTCATTCTGAAGGTGGAAAAATTACAGCTATAATTAATAATCAGGAAATAAAAATTTTAGCAGAGGATAAAGGACCAGGAATTAAAGATATTGATAAAGCTTTACAGGCTGGTTACTCTACTGCAGAAGATGAAATACGCGAACTAGGTTTTGGAGCTGGTATGGGTTTAAATAATGTAGAACAATATTCAGATAAAATGGAAATTGAGACTTCTGAAGATGAAGGTACTACTATTAAAGCCTTCTTAAATGTTTAA
- a CDS encoding amidohydrolase — MIAIKDAKVLTMEAKNYDKGTVIIDDGKIKEIGENLEIPADAEVYEANGKVVMPGMIDAHTHVGISEEGIGWEGADYNEMSDPITPHLRAIDAINPHEEGMKDARTHGITSLMTGPGSANVIGGENLVLKTTGNTVDEMIVKNPAGMKAAFGENPKRVYNDQNKSPRTRMAVAAEMRETFMKAEDYLKEKTHAKEEDKPFKRDIKLESISRVLNKELPLKAHAHRADDIMTIIRIAKEFDIDVTLEHCTEGHKVVDEIVDAGFPAIVGPSLTTRSKVELMDRTYETPGILAEAGVKVALMSDHPVVPIHYLPVYAALAVRSGMDREEALKAITINPAEILGVDDRVGSIKEGKDADLVVFDGDPFDFSSKVEKVFINGEKIDD; from the coding sequence ATGATAGCTATTAAAGATGCAAAAGTTTTGACAATGGAAGCAAAAAATTATGATAAAGGAACAGTTATAATCGATGATGGAAAAATAAAAGAAATAGGTGAAAACCTGGAAATACCTGCAGATGCTGAAGTGTATGAAGCTAATGGTAAAGTAGTTATGCCAGGTATGATAGATGCCCATACTCATGTAGGAATTAGTGAAGAGGGTATTGGTTGGGAAGGTGCAGATTATAATGAAATGTCAGATCCGATTACACCTCATTTAAGAGCTATAGATGCTATAAATCCTCATGAAGAGGGAATGAAAGATGCAAGGACTCATGGTATTACTTCTTTAATGACCGGTCCAGGAAGTGCTAATGTAATAGGTGGAGAAAATTTGGTATTAAAAACTACCGGTAATACAGTAGATGAAATGATAGTGAAAAATCCAGCTGGTATGAAAGCTGCTTTTGGAGAAAATCCTAAAAGAGTTTATAATGATCAAAATAAAAGTCCACGAACAAGAATGGCTGTAGCTGCTGAAATGAGAGAAACTTTTATGAAAGCTGAAGATTATCTTAAAGAAAAAACTCACGCAAAAGAAGAAGATAAGCCTTTTAAAAGAGATATTAAGTTAGAAAGTATTAGTAGAGTTCTTAATAAAGAATTACCATTAAAAGCCCATGCTCATCGTGCAGATGATATAATGACTATCATTAGAATTGCCAAAGAATTTGATATTGATGTTACTTTAGAACACTGTACTGAAGGGCATAAGGTTGTAGATGAAATAGTAGATGCTGGTTTTCCTGCAATTGTTGGTCCTTCTTTAACTACTAGATCTAAAGTAGAATTGATGGATAGAACTTATGAAACACCAGGTATTCTTGCTGAAGCGGGAGTGAAGGTAGCTCTTATGAGTGACCACCCTGTTGTACCTATTCATTACTTGCCTGTTTATGCAGCTTTAGCAGTTAGATCAGGAATGGATAGAGAAGAAGCACTTAAGGCAATTACTATTAATCCAGCAGAAATTCTAGGTGTGGATGATAGAGTTGGAAGTATTAAAGAAGGTAAAGATGCAGACTTAGTAGTTTTTGATGGAGATCCATTTGATTTTAGTTCAAAAGTTGAAAAAGTATTTATTAATGGAGAAAAAATAGATGATTAA
- a CDS encoding asparaginase, whose product MAEDMVNVYRGELIESIHQGDIAVINDKGDLLAEFGNSEMLTYWRSAAKPVQALPVVSSGAADKYNLTDKELAIMCASHSGEDQHVEVVRGILDKIGLKESDLNCGTHPPLNKKTAKRLCKEGKEPPLIRNNCSGKHAGMLTMCQYNDWDLEDYPEMGHPLQEYLLDVISEITEYPREKIYTGVDGCGVVVYGLPLKNMALAYARLTNPKSLPKKYREAAIRITSSMEKYPELIGGTKRFNTELLKVGKGEFFAKSGAQAVFCVGHLEKNIGLAIKVKDGNSRGVKPATIEAMKQLDLLSKKQLEKLQNYHEYIIKNHHGAKVGKAVADFKLNKNK is encoded by the coding sequence TTGGCCGAAGATATGGTTAATGTTTATCGTGGGGAATTAATTGAGTCTATTCATCAAGGGGATATTGCAGTTATTAATGATAAGGGGGATTTGCTAGCTGAGTTTGGAAATAGTGAAATGCTAACTTATTGGCGTTCTGCTGCTAAACCAGTTCAGGCTCTACCTGTTGTAAGTTCAGGTGCTGCTGATAAATATAATTTAACTGATAAAGAGCTTGCAATTATGTGTGCTTCTCATAGTGGAGAAGATCAGCATGTTGAAGTTGTTAGGGGAATTTTAGATAAAATTGGATTAAAAGAATCTGATTTAAATTGTGGAACCCATCCTCCCCTAAACAAAAAAACAGCTAAACGTTTATGCAAAGAAGGGAAAGAACCTCCTTTAATTAGAAATAATTGTTCAGGTAAACATGCTGGGATGTTAACAATGTGTCAATATAATGATTGGGATCTTGAAGATTATCCTGAAATGGGGCATCCCTTACAGGAATATTTATTAGATGTAATTAGTGAAATAACTGAATACCCAAGAGAAAAAATTTATACCGGGGTAGATGGCTGTGGAGTGGTAGTTTATGGCCTGCCATTAAAAAATATGGCCCTGGCTTATGCCAGATTAACAAATCCTAAATCTCTACCTAAAAAATATAGAGAAGCTGCTATCCGGATTACCAGTAGTATGGAAAAATACCCAGAATTAATTGGAGGAACAAAAAGGTTTAATACCGAATTACTAAAAGTTGGTAAAGGTGAATTTTTCGCAAAAAGTGGAGCTCAGGCTGTATTTTGTGTTGGTCATCTAGAAAAAAATATAGGTTTAGCAATAAAAGTAAAAGATGGTAATAGTCGAGGAGTAAAACCTGCTACTATTGAAGCAATGAAACAATTAGATTTATTATCTAAAAAACAGTTAGAAAAACTTCAAAATTACCATGAATATATAATAAAAAATCATCATGGGGCAAAAGTAGGAAAAGCAGTAGCAGATTTTAAATTAAATAAAAATAAATGA
- a CDS encoding type II toxin-antitoxin system PemK/MazF family toxin, translated as MDVNRGDVFYADLNPVIGSEQGGVRPVVVIQNDIGNKYSPTIIVAAITSKIDKAKLPTHVEIPTEVSSLKKDSVILLEQIRTLDKKRLQRKVTSLEDKTIKKVNKAIEISLGLIDL; from the coding sequence GTGGATGTTAATAGAGGGGATGTGTTTTATGCTGATTTGAACCCTGTTATTGGTTCTGAACAGGGAGGAGTTCGCCCTGTAGTTGTAATTCAAAATGATATAGGTAATAAATATAGTCCAACAATTATTGTAGCTGCTATAACATCAAAAATTGATAAAGCAAAATTACCTACTCATGTAGAAATTCCTACAGAGGTTAGTAGTTTAAAAAAAGATTCAGTTATATTATTAGAACAAATTAGAACTCTTGATAAAAAAAGATTACAGAGAAAAGTAACCAGTTTGGAAGATAAGACAATAAAAAAAGTTAATAAGGCAATTGAAATCAGTCTGGGTTTAATAGATCTATAA
- a CDS encoding IGHMBP2 family helicase: MIEIVISDIDSSIGPGDIVGAFINEAGINSGDIGKIDIKNYKAEVEVDDSVAKQVVNSMDNNQIGGVSVKVYPKNPEDLLDEGLREYIEKYRRLVELERTEEMERHELEIKRLSPREREKKGRALLNLRGRGQGKAFGNKPIVKFMRVKKGEKLPDTEISIGDLVMISKKFPLSDDNPKGTVAEKTNYSITVVFDEKPPSFAFDKGLRLDLYVNDITFQRMLDSLDSLKSAEGRLEELREKLLGEEKLQWKEDDEIEVKWVNDDLNQSQKIAVKNSLKAKDFYLIQGPPGTGKTMTAIEIINQAVKNGKDVLATADSNTAVDNLVERLADSGLKVVRAGHPIRVTPLLREHTLDYQVLEHEDYIKAQQIREEAFELKEEQDKYIHPGGSMRRGMSDEQIKENAEKNRGSRGVKPQQMKKMAKWLELQEKIDEYFSKVDELENKAINELIDNADVVCSTNSTSGSELMDEKEFDLVVIDEATQSTEPAALIPIVRSNKAILIGDHKQLPPTVLNQKAAEAGLKKSLFERLYEVQGDKFWSLLQIQYRMHDKIMNFSNHKFYSGRLVSDERVADHTLKDLGVESDKNKCFTDKALIPDKPIVFIDTSNMEAEERSLSSSNSYDNPVEAEIVLDLVDEAQKLGVNGEKIAVITPYKDQVDLLNHRCKSEKIEIDTVDGFQGREKELVVLSLVRSNERNNIGFLRDLRRMNVSLTRAKRKLIIIGDQNTISNHRLYEDLINYVKENGLYYSL, translated from the coding sequence ATGATTGAAATCGTTATTTCAGATATAGATTCTAGTATTGGACCTGGAGATATTGTTGGGGCTTTTATAAATGAAGCTGGAATTAATAGTGGAGATATTGGTAAAATTGACATAAAAAATTATAAAGCTGAAGTGGAAGTAGATGATAGTGTAGCTAAACAGGTAGTTAATTCGATGGACAATAATCAGATTGGTGGAGTTTCTGTAAAAGTCTATCCAAAGAATCCAGAAGATCTTTTAGATGAGGGTTTACGTGAATATATTGAAAAATATAGACGTTTAGTTGAATTAGAAAGAACTGAAGAAATGGAAAGACATGAATTAGAAATTAAACGCTTAAGTCCTAGAGAAAGAGAAAAAAAGGGAAGAGCTTTATTAAATCTCAGAGGTAGAGGTCAGGGTAAAGCTTTTGGTAATAAACCAATTGTTAAATTTATGCGTGTAAAAAAAGGTGAAAAATTACCTGATACTGAAATAAGTATTGGAGACCTTGTTATGATAAGTAAAAAATTTCCTTTATCAGATGATAATCCTAAAGGTACAGTAGCAGAAAAAACAAATTACTCTATTACAGTAGTTTTTGATGAAAAGCCGCCTTCTTTTGCTTTTGATAAAGGTCTAAGGTTGGATTTATATGTAAATGATATTACTTTTCAAAGAATGCTTGATTCACTGGATAGTTTAAAAAGTGCTGAAGGACGCTTAGAAGAACTTCGTGAAAAACTATTAGGAGAAGAAAAATTACAATGGAAAGAAGATGATGAAATAGAGGTAAAATGGGTTAATGATGATTTAAATCAATCTCAAAAAATAGCAGTAAAAAATTCACTTAAAGCAAAAGACTTTTATTTAATTCAGGGTCCACCTGGAACAGGTAAAACTATGACAGCTATTGAAATAATAAATCAGGCTGTTAAAAATGGTAAAGATGTTTTAGCTACAGCTGACTCAAATACTGCTGTTGATAATCTTGTAGAAAGGCTTGCTGATTCTGGTCTGAAAGTAGTTAGAGCAGGTCATCCAATTCGAGTAACACCACTTTTAAGAGAGCATACTTTAGACTATCAGGTTTTAGAACATGAAGATTATATAAAAGCTCAACAAATTAGAGAAGAGGCTTTTGAATTAAAAGAAGAGCAGGATAAATATATTCACCCTGGTGGAAGTATGCGAAGAGGAATGAGTGATGAACAGATAAAGGAAAATGCCGAAAAAAATAGAGGTAGTCGAGGAGTAAAACCTCAACAGATGAAAAAAATGGCTAAATGGTTAGAATTGCAGGAAAAAATAGATGAATATTTTTCAAAGGTAGATGAACTTGAAAATAAAGCAATTAACGAATTGATTGATAATGCTGATGTAGTTTGTTCTACTAATTCCACTTCTGGGTCTGAATTAATGGATGAAAAAGAATTTGATTTAGTAGTAATTGATGAGGCAACTCAGTCAACTGAGCCTGCTGCTTTAATTCCAATTGTTAGATCTAATAAAGCAATATTAATTGGAGATCATAAACAATTGCCTCCCACAGTTCTAAATCAAAAAGCTGCTGAGGCCGGTCTGAAAAAATCACTTTTTGAAAGACTTTATGAAGTACAGGGAGATAAATTTTGGTCATTACTTCAGATTCAATATAGAATGCATGATAAGATAATGAATTTTTCTAACCATAAGTTTTATAGTGGACGTTTGGTAAGTGATGAAAGAGTAGCAGATCATACACTTAAAGATTTGGGAGTAGAAAGTGATAAAAATAAATGTTTTACTGATAAAGCATTAATACCTGATAAACCTATAGTATTTATTGATACTTCGAATATGGAAGCTGAAGAAAGGTCACTATCTTCATCTAATTCTTATGATAATCCTGTAGAAGCAGAAATAGTATTAGATCTAGTAGATGAAGCTCAAAAGTTAGGAGTTAACGGTGAAAAGATAGCTGTAATAACACCTTATAAAGATCAGGTTGATCTATTAAATCATCGATGTAAATCTGAAAAAATAGAAATTGATACTGTTGATGGTTTTCAGGGAAGAGAAAAGGAATTAGTAGTTCTCTCACTTGTTAGAAGTAATGAGAGAAATAATATTGGTTTTTTACGCGATTTGAGAAGAATGAATGTTTCTCTGACAAGAGCCAAAAGAAAATTAATAATTATCGGGGACCAAAATACTATTAGTAATCATCGTTTATATGAAGATTTAATTAATTATGTTAAAGAAAATGGATTATATTATTCTCTATAA
- the dcd gene encoding dCTP deaminase, which translates to MILSDKSINKLREKEELIIKPFTEEQLQPASVDLRLGSSFLKINENLTEIMTLNDKLEYRSMEKDEIVIPPHSFLLATTREHIELPENLTAFVEGRSSIGRMGLFIQNAGWVDPGFAGQITLELYNANRLPIKLIAGRRICQLVFAKMDQTAETPYNGKYMNQKNAVGSKVYQDFENNPEI; encoded by the coding sequence ATGATATTATCTGATAAATCGATTAATAAGTTACGTGAAAAAGAAGAATTAATAATTAAACCATTTACTGAAGAACAGTTACAACCAGCTTCAGTAGATTTAAGACTTGGAAGTAGTTTTTTGAAGATCAATGAAAATTTAACCGAAATTATGACCTTAAATGATAAATTAGAGTATCGAAGTATGGAAAAGGATGAAATTGTAATACCACCTCATTCTTTTCTTCTAGCTACAACTAGAGAACACATTGAGTTACCTGAAAATCTTACTGCTTTTGTAGAAGGGAGAAGTTCTATAGGTAGAATGGGACTTTTTATACAAAATGCTGGTTGGGTAGATCCAGGTTTTGCTGGCCAGATTACTCTTGAATTATATAATGCTAATCGTTTACCTATAAAATTAATTGCTGGAAGAAGAATATGTCAACTTGTTTTTGCAAAAATGGATCAAACAGCTGAAACACCCTATAATGGTAAGTATATGAATCAAAAAAATGCAGTAGGAAGTAAGGTTTATCAAGATTTTGAAAATAATCCGGAAATTTAA
- a CDS encoding NAD(P)H-hydrate dehydratase, whose translation MIVLTPAEMRKMDNESIADGFTSSILMEMAGRGTAELIDKNYESNELQVSIFCGKGNNGGDGFVVARFLNMWGYNVQIFFTGEAKELKEVNYTNYKIAKLQNIPIKKVKKIDNEIKLKTKKSDIIVDALLGTGIEGKPRGIYGELIDIINTNKHSLVVAIDVPSGVNALSGEVAGKAVKADLTATMAYYKTGLLLNPGQQYCGEIKVIDLGMVDKSFKKINYNHFVLNNREAAKFLGSREPTGHKGTFGKILVVGGSKNMPGAPALVGEAALKSGAGLVKTALPDIFDPKGLNYKKEIIYDFLKSDGKQITKKAFENIRKSMEKMDVLALGPGLGQSKEISELVRKIINDINKPIVLDADGINALKDLDILNNCGDNLIMTPHPGEMSRLIEKSVKEIKKNKVEISRKFASEYGVNLILKGATTIIALPNGKVYFNVSGNSGLATAGSGDVLTGIAASLLAQGIKPAKVAILAPYLHGKAGDKAKEDLTEYSIIASDLIKYLPKIFKELKKY comes from the coding sequence ATGATTGTTTTGACTCCTGCTGAAATGAGAAAAATGGATAATGAGAGTATAGCTGATGGATTTACTTCATCTATACTTATGGAAATGGCCGGAAGAGGCACAGCAGAACTAATTGATAAAAATTATGAGAGTAATGAACTCCAGGTTAGCATTTTTTGTGGAAAAGGGAACAATGGTGGTGATGGATTTGTTGTTGCTCGTTTTCTGAATATGTGGGGTTATAATGTTCAAATATTTTTTACAGGTGAAGCTAAAGAATTAAAAGAAGTGAATTATACTAATTATAAAATAGCTAAATTGCAGAATATTCCTATTAAAAAAGTAAAAAAAATAGATAATGAAATAAAATTAAAAACTAAAAAATCTGATATCATTGTTGATGCTCTTTTGGGTACTGGAATTGAAGGTAAACCACGTGGTATTTATGGTGAGTTAATAGATATTATAAATACTAATAAGCATAGTCTGGTTGTTGCAATAGATGTACCTTCAGGGGTTAATGCTCTTTCAGGAGAAGTAGCAGGTAAAGCGGTAAAAGCTGATTTGACTGCAACTATGGCTTATTATAAAACTGGTTTGCTTTTAAATCCAGGTCAGCAATATTGTGGTGAGATTAAAGTAATAGATTTAGGAATGGTTGATAAAAGTTTCAAAAAAATAAATTATAACCATTTTGTGTTAAATAATAGAGAAGCAGCTAAATTTTTAGGATCCAGAGAACCTACTGGACATAAGGGTACATTTGGTAAAATATTGGTGGTAGGTGGTTCTAAAAATATGCCTGGTGCTCCAGCACTTGTAGGTGAGGCAGCTTTAAAGTCTGGTGCTGGGTTGGTAAAAACTGCTCTCCCTGATATTTTTGACCCAAAGGGATTAAATTATAAAAAAGAAATCATATATGACTTTCTAAAATCAGATGGTAAGCAAATAACAAAAAAAGCTTTTGAAAATATTAGAAAATCAATGGAAAAAATGGATGTTTTGGCTTTAGGTCCAGGATTAGGACAGAGTAAAGAAATAAGTGAATTAGTTAGAAAAATAATAAATGATATTAATAAACCTATAGTATTGGATGCCGATGGTATTAATGCCTTAAAAGATTTGGATATTTTAAATAACTGTGGTGATAATTTGATTATGACACCACATCCAGGTGAAATGTCTCGTCTTATTGAAAAAAGTGTAAAAGAAATAAAGAAAAATAAAGTTGAAATAAGTCGAAAATTCGCATCTGAATACGGTGTAAATTTAATACTAAAAGGAGCAACTACAATTATAGCGCTTCCTAATGGTAAAGTATATTTTAATGTCTCTGGTAATAGTGGGCTGGCGACAGCAGGTAGTGGTGATGTTTTGACTGGTATTGCTGCCAGTCTTTTAGCTCAAGGTATAAAACCTGCTAAAGTAGCAATTTTAGCTCCTTATCTCCATGGAAAAGCTGGTGATAAAGCTAAAGAAGATTTAACTGAATATTCTATTATAGCAAGTGATTTAATAAAATATTTACCGAAGATTTTTAAAGAATTAAAAAAATATTAA
- the acpS gene encoding holo-ACP synthase, which translates to MIYGIGIDIVEIKRIRNLLDRWQEKFLHRVFTEKEIEYCQKKSNPSSHYAVRFAAKEATGKMFGTGLGNIGWKDIEVLHKDNGNPYLNFRNNAEKEIINNNIKNVHLSLSHEKEYAVAQVVAEGGK; encoded by the coding sequence ATGATATATGGTATAGGGATTGATATAGTAGAAATTAAGAGAATAAGAAATTTATTAGACCGCTGGCAGGAGAAATTTTTGCATAGAGTTTTTACAGAAAAAGAGATTGAATATTGTCAAAAAAAATCCAACCCTTCTTCTCATTATGCTGTTAGATTTGCAGCAAAGGAAGCTACCGGGAAAATGTTTGGTACAGGTTTGGGGAATATTGGTTGGAAAGATATTGAAGTTCTCCATAAAGACAATGGTAATCCATATCTTAATTTTAGAAATAATGCTGAAAAAGAAATTATAAATAATAATATTAAAAATGTGCATTTAAGTTTATCACATGAAAAAGAATATGCAGTTGCCCAGGTTGTTGCCGAAGGAGGTAAATAA